The genomic stretch gcaacttaatattgaaaggggtgcggacgctaaccggaaggtggattattattcttagacgcagttggattacggtctatctattatgttgtaatgcacaaatgagtctcatagtaatcatcttgtcatgtatggtctttattctgtcaattgccctgctgtaatttgttcactcaccatgttatttatctttgtggagagatacctctagtgaaccgtggatctCGGTTCTTTCTTTTACACTCATAAagtcatcatgttctgtttacttactgcaagcattatTTACTTTTATTTCACtgtaaacaaacatcatctttccacactatacggttaatcctttgttttcagcaaaaccggtgagattaacaacctcgctgtaagttggggcaaagtgttTTGATTGTTTTATGTGCAAGTtcaacgttgttgctgacgccggtagtgcgccctatcacaaatcagctagcaacaccttaagACGTCACtcttttctcctactggttgaaTATACATTGGTTTTTACTGGAAAAAAAACTTGCTattatgctcatcataccttcctttttGAGTTTCCAACAATATGCAACAGCGCAACATCAAGAAGTTAGAGCatgcaccgtgcgtgagcgctggACCGGTTAAACCACATGTGCAAAAGCTGACCGGTTGAACCACATGTGCAAAAGCCTCTGGCCACACCAACCTGATGACGTGTGTGAGGGTCGCCACCATGACAGCAAGCTCATACCCACATACATACTCGTTGTTCCACCACCAGCAAACATGAAAAAGTCTGGTCGATGGATATGGCGACGTGTCTTCTCCATTGTCGCAACCTCGCTATGTTTCGTAGGAGTTGCATTGCAAGACTGTCAGCTTTTCGCCGCCAAGATTTACACAGATGCAACACTGTGAGCCTTAACCTCTCATCGTGGACGTGGGCGAGTACACCGTGCCAGCCATTGGCCGCATtaattgatttttctctttgaaaATCCCGAACGGAGGAGTATGTATGAGATCAAATGTAGGTTCAACCTTGTAGATGTTCCCAATGACAACCCCAAAGTGTGTTGAATGCCCATGCATTGCCATGGCCGTTTAAGTTCTTTTGGTTGTCACATATGTTGCCCGTATAATATAGAATTCACTCACAACCTATATAACTACTCAATCCAAGGATCAAAACCTAAAACCGTAAACACCCATACACATACACATTCCCAGGATTTGTCGGACAACATGCGCTAAAATTGGTACTACTAAATCAGATAAACCAATATCATTGCTTGTTGTTCAACATTGGACAGTTAGAGcatttccagtcgcgtcccccaaacggatttggggcgcgtcggacagaaaatacgttccagccgcgtcccccaaagcccatttttgtccggcgcgccccgatacggtgtccggcgccccgagcccgtccccgtcccacaggggacgctccgggcacgccggacacaacgaaaagcgaggcgaaccgacgcgggcctgacccgtcagcggcacagggaaaattcgtctcacactcccgccaaatcccgcctctcccgccaaatcgcgcctatcccgccgcgcatttcaggcctcccaaaacatatcccgccgccgattcatttctcctatcccgccgatttctttctccctcccgccgtccacccgcggcCGCTACCTCTCcaaatggcgccgccgacagcccccaaaaagatggcgaagaaagcggccaagaagctaccgggcaatgggacgaaagaggcgaaagcgccgttcgcgaagccgcggaaggcgccggctgcgaagaagaagcctgaaggatgtaccgacgatcaatggcagcaagattgcctgcgccggaagctatcgacggcggagcggaaaggacggagggcggcggagctggagaagaaggctcaggCGGCGCGTCAGCACCAGcacgtaatggccgggtgtatcgccgccaccaacgcgagcccatggagtacgtccgtgccggtgtacgttccgggaatgATCTCTCcatcgcaagccgccttctacaacgacggcccctccgccactcccgggtgcgtgacgcctaacttgtcgccgcactaccaggatgcgctgccgcacggcggcttcaaccccaacaacctctactccccggcgtatgagcagcgcgagccaggacccggtcaggggtccgctcgaatacgatggcgccggtgctgaggaggacgacggggttgaggaggaggacgacgaggaagatgacggggtggaggacgacgaggaggacgacgaggaggacgaagagggcgccgaggaagaggacgacgaggatgccggtgacgatgatctcgtggaggtagacgcggacggcgtgaggacaaagaagaagaaggcgtcgggcacacgagacccgaagtggacggttctggaagatctttgtctgtgcgagtcgtgggcgacggtgagccatgacccaatcatcggcgccaaccaaaaaagcgggaagtattgggcgaggatcaaggccgagttcgatgagcgcaagatgatcaacagcgactacaacaaagtgacaatgaagaggagccagaaggcaatgtcaacgcgatgggccatcatccagacatcggtgaactccttccatgggtaccatcaggacttagagaccagaggcgacagcggcgccgacgtcgcccaactggtacggctctttcttccataatatgtagcgcctacattgtgttcgatgaaatgactctgcttcctttggttagtttgataagGCCATGGAGTTGTACTcgaagaactcggaaggtcacaagtctttcgtgctcatgcattgctatggcaagctcaaaatgaatgagaaatggcggttgacgcgcttgtcgctgtccaaggggaaggacgccattgatctggacgcgccgctggcaacttcgacagggcgtcctactggcaacaaggctgccaaggccgccttggccgacgctgcgtcgtctgagaagacgcaggcgtcgatcacgaaatgcctcgccgacgtctcctcgacctttatctcccgcgacaagaaggccgaccaaaggtgggccgagctgctcaagaggcaagaggagaagctggagctcaagaaacgcagggacgacatgtccctgctgagaacgtcgacagagggaatgtctccctggacgcgagcggcgcacaacttcttcaaaggccagatcctcgatgacatcgaagccaaaatggcggcggcggacgcggcggccctggcatcggcatcggcggcagcggcaacgCAGCAAGAGCCGGCggacgcgtcttctactgctacaactgcgtcggcctctgcgtcggcgacggagcagacgcaccatgcacagcaacgggcagatcgcgacgaggtcatcgtgctcgacgggcctgcgtcgactcaagatacgacgccgtcgcccaaccccttcttctaatttgcatgcaccaccggtctgtaatatgatcgcgtgcccagtactttgatcaccgctactctgatcgcgacgaatcggcgggaacgatctcttttgaatgcatctatttgaatttctgattgggggcggcgtttgagggacgcggctggggagcgacgtcccccaaacgcggcacgaacaaaacacgtcctccaaacgctcgatccggcgcggtttggggaacggtttgggggacgcgactggagatgctcttacatatgagaacattgcaaaacctcaaACTTTCACAATAATAATTATTATTCAAAAATATACACTGAACAAGATATACATCCATATACAATAGCGAGTAATATAAATATTGTATCAATGGTCTAGAAAACTCAGGGACTTGTATTTTTACGGGAGCTTTCTCTTGCTCCCTAGAATGTCTCTCCTTCCAAACCATTCTATTGAGACACTTATGTTAGAAATAAGCCACGGCATCATGTCGACTTGCATGTATGGGCGTGTCTAGTTTGTACGTAGCCGTGGCGGGTGTGTcctgtgtgcgtgcgtgtgttctGGTTCAGGTCCGATGCTGGTATGTGGCCGCGTCGGAGTTGTTAGCGAGAGTAGCGGGGAGTAGCTGAGCGATCTGTTGGAGCTGACCGTGTAGTGCGCGTGGGGGCGCGCCGTGCGCGCGGCCTGGCGAGCGGATCGTGCAGCGTGTTGTGGGCGCGTGGGTGAGTGGAGCGCGGCGTATGTGCGCGTGCGTACTCTGTATAAAGCCCCCCTGTGTACTGCTTGTAAAGTGAGCCAGCTGATTTGGAGAAAGAAAAAGGCGTCTGTGCGCCGGGCGTTCGTGCGCTGATATCTCTGTGTAGTCTCCTTCTTCTACCTCCGTCCGTGAGCCAGAGTGTGAGAAGAGCTAGCTAGTGCCAGCAactacatttggtatcagagcgaggtgaTGGCGCTGGTTCCGCATGGTGGTGGCGCCGGGGGGAGCGCGATGCCGCTCTTCTGTCCGATGCTCACCCGCGACAACTACACCGTCTGGGCGATCAAGGTCGAGGCCAACCTCGACGTGCAGGGCGTCTGGGAGGCGGTGGTTCCGGCGgacccggcggcggcggtcgatcCGGAGAAGAACAAGAGGGCGAGGGCGTACCTGCTCGGCACGCTCTCGGAGGACATTCTCCTGCAGGTGTCgtcgaagaagacggcggcggcgatctggGAGTGCCTCAAGGCGCGGTTCGTCGGCGCGGATCGCGTCAAGGCAGCTCGGCTGTCGACGCTCCGCAGCGAGTTCGACCGGATGATCATGGTGGACGGCGAGGAGCTGGACGTCTACGCTGGGAAGATCGGCTGCATGGCCGCCAAGTTCGCAAGCCTCGGCGGGACGCTGAGCGACGCCAAGATGGTGAAGAAGCTGCTCGACACCGTCCCGGACTCGCTGTACGCGGCGGTGGCCGGCATCGAGCAGTTCTGCGACGTCGAGACCGTGTGCTTCGACGAGGTGCTCGGGCGTCTCAAGGCGTTCCAGGAGCGGACGGAGCGGCACAAGGCGGCTGTTGGCGGAGAGCGTCGTGGCGACCAGCTGCTGCTCACGGCGGCGCAATGTGAGCAGAGGCGTCGTGCACGCGGCGGTggccacgaccacgacgacggcgggagcAGCGTGGACTCGGGCGCGAGAGGACGGCGCGGCAAGTGCTGGAATTGTGGCGTTCGCGGCCACTTCTCCCGTGACTGCCCGGAGCCAAGGAAGGAGAAGGCGCTCCTCGTCGACGTTGACGACGAGCCGGCCCTTCTGTAGGTCGTGGCTTAGGGGGAGTATGTTAGAAATAAGCCACGGCATCATGTCGACTTGCATGTATGGGCGTGTCTAGTTTGTACGTAGCCGTGGCGGGTGTGTcctgtgtgcgtgcgtgtgttctGGTTCAGGTCCGATGCTGGTATGTGGCTGCGTCGGAGTCGTTAGCGAGAGTAGCGGGGAGTAGCTGAGCGATCTGTTGGAGCTGACCGTGTAGTGCGCGTGGTGGCGCGCCGTTCGCGCGGGCGAGCGGATCGTGCAGCGCGTTGTGGGCGCGTGGGTGAGTGGAGCGCGGCGTATGTGCGCGTGCGTACTCTGTATAAAGCCCCCCTGTGTACTGCTTGTAAAGTGAGCCAGCTGATTTGGAGAAAGGAAAAGGCGTCTGTGCGCCGGGCGTTCGTGCGCTGATATCTCTGTGTAGTCTCCTTCTTCTACCTCCGTCCGTGAGCCAGAGTGTGAGAAGAGCTAGCTAGTGCCAGCAACTACAACTTACACAGTAACAAACAAATCAAAATATAATCTACCAAGATATGTACGCTAGGATTTCCACTCAAAGCATTAGCGTCTATTGTTTTGTAAGACAATTTCCGAAGAAGATTTCACTTTGAATTTTATTTTCCGAATTGAAGCGATGAGACAGATGAACACATCAGAAgtggtattttttttttgaaacggaggcaaaagctttgcctcatccattaattaagcagaaggtgcctggtttttaggagaaaaccgggcaaaaacctacaaagacagggccaagcccacacccacccacacgACGCCACGAAGGCACAccgagccaccctggctacccacacaagctacacaaacgcgaagctcgagttggcctatgccaaacagatggctcccCAAGAAAAGGCCGGTAGCTCCAATTCTGACGACGAGCCGAGAGAGGAGATGCACAAGACCTGCGCCGAAAAGGACCTTCACCGTCGAACCGcccctcgaaggtcatcgtacaccacccaaaggcagcttcgacttcacagcaagaggaggccaacctgaagacattcggacacgccgggacggagccgactaacacggTCTTGCAGCAACCACACCATGCTCAACGTCATTGTCGTTGCCGCCCAAGCCCATCGTCGAGAGTCACCTTATCGCCCAAGCGACCCAAGGTCAAGCACCCTCGAAGATGACGAAcattcggagccgccgctccgacataccGCTGCTCCATCACGCCCTGCGCgtccaccaagaccaccaccttccggggccgccgccccgacgtaccACCGCTCGCTCTCGAGCTGCGACGCCGCACGAACCGTCCACCCGCAACCCAAGCTGCACAGGGCAAAAGGCCGCAGACCACGGGcatcacaccaactcatccggggccgccgccccgacataacgTCCGACCGTCCCCTCTAGGACgcgtccgaccgagccgactGCCCTACTGCCCACGCAGCCAGGGTCGCCACCCAAGCCGTGACAAGCCGCATCCCTGCACCATAGAGATGCTGCCGCACcgccttccagggccgccgccccggctcacagccacctacccgaggccgccgcctcggcatcctCCAACGCAGACGGTAAGGCAACGCAGTCCGGCAAACAAACCACCCTCGCCGAGTGAAGTTCACGCCCTCcaaagacgacgcctccaagaagggaagcgacgagaccgccgccgtcgcccgctccggccgaggcaagagcttgggttttcacccggagggcACGAATCCTCGAAGGCAGGAGAGGTGGAAGCTCcacgacgatgcctccaagaaggggaacGGCGCCCTGAGGCGTCGCCATCGCCGGCACCGACCAAGTCGGGCAGAGCTTTCGCCCGGAGCAAGCACCCTCCCGCCGAGGCTTCCTTCACCGGCAGGGAAGCCGGAGCATGCCATCATGCGCACTAGCACCGTCAACCACCTCGCCCACATGACACTGCCGCTGCCCGGGGCCTCCGCCTCGGCACAGGCATAGCCGCAGCAGCACCTCGCTCTGCCACCAACACGCCCAGCACTTCGTGCCCAAATTGCACATCGCGCCCACCGCAGCGGCGCCGCCCTTCCTGGAACCGTGGCAcaccgccaccaccacggccACACCCATCCGACGCAGCACGCCCACAAGGAACTCTCCCGGCAGCCGCCGCCGACACCCGCCGTGGCCAGCCGACGCAGAAACGGCTGCCACATCCAGATCGGAGCGTGCGAACGCCCGATCCGCGAGCAGCAGCACTCCACGCAGCATCAGCTCGAAGGCGCGTGTAGATCGAAGAGCCGCACCACCACCGcgtcccggggccgccgccccggcatcctgctccggcgagccgccagccgccgccccaGACGCACCCGACGACCCCCGGAGCCCCCAGCAGAACGAAAATCCGCCCCGGCACCTTTGGCAGCggggggcccgccgccaccgcggcgtatggccggcggcagcggcggcgagcggAGGGGCGCGGGGAGACCTGGAAGGGGCGGCGTAGTCGCCTCCGGTGTCGCCTGGGGCAGCGACACGGGAGACCCTTTTCTTTCGGCTGTATGAATCGATCAGAAGTGGTATGGATATTGTGGAGTAGTTATTTCAAATATTATTCGAGAATGGCTCCAAAAAGGACTAAACCGTCTGCATGGTGGTTCATTTTGGTAAATTCTGCATCTCGGTGTAAACCCCAAATCGGACAATATTGTTGATATCCGCTGAATATATGTGCCAGTATTCCCTCGCCTACCTGAATGCCGAGAGAAGTACACCTTAAGCACCAAATAAGATGTCAAGGAAATGCAACTCCGAACCAAGCTCGCTACAACCAAGCTTAACACCTAACAGGAAATGTCTCCAAATTAATATAGGTAAAGCTACGGCTTAGAAACTGAAAAATAAGGAAAAAAGAAATCCCTCTGCTCCATAATAAGTGTCCGCCTTGCCGCACTACCACCATGGCCTCGCCTATCTCGAGCTGATGGCCTCCGCGAGGTCATCTCGATCCCCTCGACCTCCTGGCGCGAAGAATCGGAACAAGATGCTCGAAAGAGAATCAAGCTCATCTTCGTATCATCCGGCACACCGCTCGCAGTGGATTGTGATGCCTTCGAGTCTCCGTATATCTCCTTAAGCATCCCATTATCCCCAAGGT from Lolium rigidum isolate FL_2022 chromosome 4, APGP_CSIRO_Lrig_0.1, whole genome shotgun sequence encodes the following:
- the LOC124648471 gene encoding uncharacterized protein LOC124648471; translation: MVDGEELDVYAGKIGCMAAKFASLGGTLSDAKMVKKLLDTVPDSLYAAVAGIEQFCDVETVCFDEVLGRLKAFQERTERHKAAVGGERRGDQLLLTAAQCEQRRRARGGGHDHDDGGSSVDSGARGRRGKCWNCGVRGHFSRDCPEPRKEKALLVDVDDEPALL